The genome window CTTCAGTATCTGATCATACTGAGGGGACTTCTGATGATACTGCTTGTACTTGAGGATATACAGAAGAATCTTGTTGAATTCACGAGTGGCCTCAACATACCTAGATTTACCCCCAAAAAAATTGCGTTTATGAGCAACAAGAATTAAACATCTTGGGTAATTCCATCCCAAGAAAGCATGTAGAAATCTTGGGGGCAATAAAATGAAATGGTTCACCTGTCTAGCTGGAAAATTGTTTCATAAATGAAGCATTTAGCATTGCTTAGGTAGTATAACTAAATTAGCTGATGATGTTATTGTTGAGAGCACCAGAATTATAATATAGAGCGCCAAACTGTTGCAACCTTACGATATGCAATACCAATCCCCTTAACTTTGGGTGTATGATAAATAAAAAATGAATCTTGTAGGTCTCGTATGCTTTTGGCGGGCTATGTAGTGTTAGTTGATGACGGGAGACTCTAGAGTCTAAACTCTAAAGGTTTTAGACTTGGTAGAACTAAAACTGAATAAATGATATGCGACTTCAGCACTACTACACATGAGGAAGGACATAGTAGTTTGAAAGATCATAGTGCCTAGGAAGAATATCTTTTGGTATTTAGGATCAATTGTATGTAGAGAAGGAGATATTGATaaagatgttagccatagaatcaaaaCAGAGTGGATGAAGTGCCGCCAAGCATCTAGTGTTTGTGTTCTATGTAACAAGAGGATGATATACATGATGCGCCAGGGGTAACACAAATTAAACAACAGCTTGTCCAACACTAGTTGAGATGGTTTGAACATGTACAACAAAATCCTTCAGAGGCACCAATGCATAGTGGTATCCTAAGGCGCAATAGCAATGAGAAGAGAGACAGGAGAACACTGAAGTTGACATGGTAATAGGCAGTAAAAAAAGACTTGAAATGGTGGAATATACCCAAAGATTTAACCTTGAATAGGAGTGCATGGAAAATAATCCATGTGCCTGAACCTTGATTAATGGTTTATGTTGGGTTtgaactctagcctaccccaactggTTTAGGACTAAAAGGCTTCGTCGTTGTTTTTGTAAGTCTCATATGCCAGTATGAGAGAATGTTTCAGCAATGTCTAATCATTCCGCAGATATCCTCAATAAGATTGTAAGCagtcccccacccccaccccatATCTCAAATCCTGGCTTCAAACCTGATTGTAAGAAGGTATAATACTAGGGGTTCCATTATTTCTTGTACTAAAGGTATCAAAACTATGTGTGCCAACCTCAATGCACTAGGTTCTAAACAATCGTAGGCCATAGTGATCAGAAAAGTAGGTTTGCCACACCTGCGCATCATAAGGTTTGCGAAGCCATAGTGATAGATGGTGGAAATGTGGCTCCCGATGACAATGCTGTAGACCCCTTGCTGGTTGAGGTCGATGGGACCGAGGCACTTGAGGCCAGTGTGGTAATCCCCAAGGAGGCAGTGTATCCTGAGGAGGCCAATCATGCTGTAGTAGCCGAGCACCTTGAGCACGTTGCTCCCGCCCTCGTAGTCGTAGCCATCGGTGGCGGTGAACTGCTCCAGGCCCTCCTTCTCCCTCTCGAGGATCTGTGTGATCATGGACTTCTCGACCAGCGCCTGCAGGTAGTTGAGGACCCCGTACACGTTCCACGCCTGCAGGTACGTTTGATTTAGGGAGAGCAGAGCCGTGATTCACTGCCATTTTTTGGGCATTTGTTGGAGTCATGCACCTGGCAAGAAAGGGAAAGGGAAGACAAGACAAGTACTAGCAACCTTGTCGAACTGCTTGAGCTGGTTGAGCTCGTCCTCCGTCTTGGTCTTGAGCTTGGCGCGGTATTGGCAGCAGCTCTGGAACTGGTAGACAAACTCGTCGACCATGTCCCAGAGCCACTGGTTGGGCAGCTGCATGTTGACGACGCCGTGAAGGACGACTCTGAAGAGGTCGCAGTAGTTGGTCCAGGACTCGGCGCGGTGCGCGGCAGTGAGCGGAGAGAGGCGGGCGTGGGCGTGGCGGTACCAGAGCTCGCGGTAGAGGAGGAGGAAGACGGGATCGCCGTCGCAGTAGGGTGCGACGGCCTCCGCGGAGGGCCAGGGAGCGTCGCGGAAGAGGCGGTCGGAGAGGCGCTGGAAGCCGCCCTCGTACATCTGGTGGATCTCGTAGACGTTCTTGTCCCGGATGTGGCGGTACAGGTGCACCACGAAGGTCTTGACGGAGTCCGGCACGTAGCTGGGATCGTAAGCGTCCACCGCGTGCGGCGGCGCCGACGGCTGCAGACCGTCCTCCCGGTCGTAGGGGGCCGCCGCCATGGCTGGGGAACTGGGGAGGCAGGGGGGTTCAACCGTTCAAGGTCCGGTGGCGCGCGGTGGGATGAAGCCCTATTGTTTTGCTTGCCTGGCTCTTGGCTGGGTGTTGTGTCagtgtgtgtgtgtgagagagatggGAGCTTTGCGGCTGCTTGCTACGTGGGCCGTAGGGTGAGGCGTGGGCCTACTTACTGGCGCCTTTTGCAGGTTGGGCCGGCCTGCGAGGTGCATTTGGTGGGTTTGGGTTGGCGCAAGCCGCGAGGGAAGGGAGGGCCGGGCGGCTGCCGGGTCGCCGTCGAGGCGTCCTCCCTCCCGAGTCCCACGAGCACGGAGCACCGGCCTCCGGTTCAGATTCGGTGACACGCACGGCACGGACGAACCCAACGGGGCACTGCTCACGGGAAAGAGAGAGGATTCCTCCGCCGCGTCCGCGTTGGACTGGACAGCTCACGCCGCTGCGAAAGCAACCAGCCAGAGCCAGATCCGTCGGTTCCAACGAA of Zea mays cultivar B73 chromosome 8, Zm-B73-REFERENCE-NAM-5.0, whole genome shotgun sequence contains these proteins:
- the LOC100279318 gene encoding eukaryotic translation initiation factor 3 subunit 6-interacting protein, with product MAAAPYDREDGLQPSAPPHAVDAYDPSYVPDSVKTFVVHLYRHIRDKNVYEIHQMYEGGFQRLSDRLFRDAPWPSAEAVAPYCDGDPVFLLLYRELWYRHAHARLSPLTAAHRAESWTNYCDLFRVVLHGVVNMQLPNQWLWDMVDEFVYQFQSCCQYRAKLKTKTEDELNQLKQFDKAWNVYGVLNYLQALVEKSMITQILEREKEGLEQFTATDGYDYEGGSNVLKVLGYYSMIGLLRIHCLLGDYHTGLKCLGPIDLNQQGVYSIVIGSHISTIYHYGFANLMMRRYVEATREFNKILLYILKYKQYHQKSPQYDQILKKNEQMYALLVICLSLCPQNKLIDENVSTQLKEKYNDKMTKMQRYDDEAYAAYDELFSYACPKFITPSPPVLDQPLTNYNQDAYRLQLKLFLYEVKQQQLLSGIRSYLKLYSTITISKLAQYMEVDEATLRSILMTYKHKMHAVDSDGKMVSSADFDFYIVEDVIHVVESKPTKRHGDYFLRQILKFEEMIGGLDKVQLD